One region of Anaeromyxobacter paludicola genomic DNA includes:
- the larC gene encoding nickel pincer cofactor biosynthesis protein LarC has protein sequence MTGDLLWLEPVGGLAGDMFLAAALDLGLPRDALEAALAGLGLPGFRLEVTRRESSGIAGTHLDVRVEGAQPSVRGLSEILALVGASGLSPRAKEAAAAVFRRLGAAEAKVHGVPVEQVHFHEVGAVDSIVDVCGAAAVLELLGWPRVIASPPELGKGMVKTAHGFLPVPPPAVLELVRGLPVRPGGPPGEAVTPTGAALLATLCEVGEPPPLVARAVGYGVGTARWPDRPNVLRMTLADAAPGAAAGAPAGEVWELACNLDDATGQLAARAVDEALARGALDAWVAPVTMKKGRPGLVLSALAPAAARDEVARALVRETTTLGVRMRPVSRLELAREWREVETMYGAVRVKLGLLDGAVVQAQPEHDDCLARARERGVPLKEVLAAALAAWRSGRA, from the coding sequence ATGACGGGCGACCTGCTCTGGCTCGAGCCGGTGGGCGGCCTCGCCGGCGACATGTTCCTCGCCGCCGCGCTCGACCTCGGCCTGCCGCGCGACGCGCTCGAGGCGGCGCTGGCCGGCCTCGGGCTGCCCGGCTTCCGGCTCGAGGTGACGCGCCGCGAGTCCTCGGGGATCGCCGGCACGCACCTCGACGTGCGCGTCGAGGGGGCGCAGCCCTCCGTGCGCGGGCTCTCCGAGATCCTGGCGCTCGTCGGCGCGAGCGGGCTCTCGCCGCGGGCGAAGGAGGCGGCCGCGGCGGTGTTCCGGCGGCTCGGCGCGGCCGAGGCCAAGGTGCACGGGGTGCCCGTCGAGCAGGTCCACTTCCACGAGGTGGGCGCGGTGGACTCGATCGTGGACGTCTGCGGCGCCGCCGCGGTCCTGGAGCTCCTCGGCTGGCCGCGCGTGATCGCGTCGCCGCCCGAGCTCGGCAAGGGGATGGTGAAGACCGCCCACGGCTTCCTCCCGGTGCCGCCGCCTGCGGTGCTCGAGCTCGTGCGCGGCCTCCCGGTCCGGCCGGGCGGCCCCCCCGGCGAGGCGGTCACGCCCACCGGCGCCGCCCTCCTCGCCACCCTCTGCGAGGTGGGCGAGCCGCCGCCCCTCGTCGCCCGCGCCGTCGGCTACGGCGTGGGCACCGCCCGCTGGCCCGACCGGCCGAACGTGCTCCGCATGACCCTCGCCGACGCGGCCCCGGGCGCGGCCGCCGGCGCTCCGGCGGGCGAGGTCTGGGAGCTCGCCTGCAACCTCGACGACGCCACCGGGCAGCTCGCGGCGCGAGCGGTGGACGAGGCGCTCGCGCGCGGCGCGCTCGACGCCTGGGTGGCGCCGGTCACCATGAAGAAGGGGCGGCCCGGGCTGGTCCTGTCGGCGCTCGCGCCGGCCGCGGCGCGGGACGAGGTCGCGCGGGCGCTCGTGCGCGAGACCACCACGCTCGGCGTCCGCATGCGCCCGGTCTCCCGGCTCGAGCTCGCGCGCGAGTGGCGCGAGGTGGAGACGATGTACGGCGCTGTGCGCGTGAAGCTCGGGCTGCTCGACGGCGCGGTGGTGCAGGCGCAGCCGGAGCACGACGACTGCCTCGCGCGCGCGCGGGAGCGCGGCGTGCCGCTCAAGGAGGTCCTCGCGGCCGCGCTGGCGGCGTGGCGTTCCGGCCGTGCGTGA
- the larB gene encoding nickel pincer cofactor biosynthesis protein LarB: MDEKSLRDLLGRVRQGDAGVDEAVAALKGAPFEELGGFATLDTHRTLRVGMPEVVFAQGKTAAQVAAIARKLAQRGPLLVTRLDEEKAGPARRAVKGSRYDPVSRTLSKGRMSLPVRGPVAVCCAGTSDIPVCEEAAVTLEVMGVEPVRIFDVGVAGLHRLLARRGDLDRCVAVIVAAGMEGALASVVGGLVGKPVIGLPTSVGYGASLGGLAPLLTMLNSCAPNVTVVNIDNGFGAGFVAGLIARQG; this comes from the coding sequence ATGGACGAAAAGTCACTGCGAGACCTCCTCGGGCGGGTGCGCCAGGGCGACGCCGGCGTGGACGAGGCGGTCGCCGCCCTGAAGGGCGCGCCCTTCGAGGAGCTCGGCGGCTTCGCCACCCTCGACACCCACCGCACGCTGCGCGTCGGCATGCCGGAGGTGGTCTTCGCCCAGGGCAAGACCGCCGCCCAGGTGGCGGCCATCGCCCGCAAGCTCGCCCAGCGCGGGCCGCTCCTCGTCACCCGGCTCGACGAGGAGAAGGCCGGCCCGGCGCGGCGGGCGGTGAAGGGGAGCCGCTACGACCCGGTCTCGCGCACCCTCTCGAAGGGGCGGATGAGCCTGCCGGTGCGCGGGCCGGTCGCGGTCTGCTGCGCCGGCACGAGCGACATCCCGGTCTGCGAGGAGGCGGCGGTGACGCTCGAGGTGATGGGCGTCGAGCCGGTGCGCATCTTCGACGTGGGCGTGGCCGGGCTGCACCGGCTCCTGGCGCGGCGCGGCGACCTCGACCGCTGCGTGGCGGTGATCGTGGCCGCCGGGATGGAGGGGGCGCTCGCGTCGGTGGTGGGCGGGCTCGTGGGCAAGCCGGTCATCGGGCTCCCCACCAGCGTGGGCTACGGCGCCTCGCTCGGCGGGCTCGCGCCGCTCCTCACCATGCTCAACTCCTGCGCGCCCAACGTGACGGTGGTGAACATCGACAACGGCTTCGGCGCCGGCTTCGTGGCCGGCCTCATCGCGAGGCAGGGATGA
- a CDS encoding chemotaxis protein CheC — MSPPDLGPRAVDALQEVATIGTGHALTALGRLLARRLDMDVPEAWVGQGGELAAELLSALGERLLTVAVRLEGLLAGELVLALPEASAARLATALGRPAGEGAFDAGAESALLESGNIVGSAFVSAIARMLRGRLLLSVPRLARGGARECLGALAPGEGAPVALATRFGCAALGLEGLVLVLPEAAPIEPLLAQLRACC, encoded by the coding sequence ATGAGCCCCCCTGACCTCGGCCCCCGCGCGGTGGACGCGCTCCAGGAGGTGGCCACCATCGGCACCGGCCACGCGCTCACCGCGCTCGGGCGGCTCCTGGCGCGGCGGCTCGACATGGACGTGCCGGAGGCCTGGGTGGGGCAGGGCGGGGAGCTGGCCGCCGAGCTCCTCTCGGCGCTGGGCGAACGGCTCCTCACGGTGGCGGTGCGGCTCGAGGGGCTCCTCGCGGGCGAGCTCGTGCTGGCGCTGCCGGAGGCGTCGGCGGCCCGGCTCGCCACCGCGCTCGGGCGCCCCGCCGGCGAGGGGGCCTTCGACGCCGGCGCGGAGAGCGCGCTGCTCGAGTCGGGCAACATCGTGGGGAGCGCCTTCGTCTCGGCCATCGCGCGGATGCTGCGGGGCCGGCTGCTCCTGTCGGTGCCGCGGCTCGCCCGCGGCGGCGCGCGGGAGTGCCTGGGCGCGCTCGCGCCGGGGGAGGGCGCCCCGGTGGCCCTCGCCACCCGCTTCGGCTGCGCGGCGCTGGGGCTCGAGGGGCTGGTGCTGGTGCTGCCGGAGGCGGCGCCGATCGAGCCCCTGCTCGCGCAGCTGCGCGCTTGCTGCTAG
- a CDS encoding chemotaxis protein CheA: MSELSKYLGLFVSEAQAHLSRLGDGLVRLERAGRDGGEAAAPLVDALFRHAHSLKGMAASMELTGVAAVAHHAEDLVDALRRGGAPADPAAVDLLLAAVDALQGMVEDASRGESPPADPVITDRLLEAARAWRAAHPPVLPLTPSVPAPKLPLPEVPPKPTLSTEGGEGRGGATVAPPKPSLAAGPRRLAVTVEIAPASPVPSVRGFLVLKKLSLLGAVVRAAPDAADLKAGRIPDRRLEVELDTPEPPQAVERALSQISDLAHVRVAELAPPPPEPAPAPRADPAPEGRTVRVRTDLLDGFIDSVGELILANAHLREVGKLVPESLRPAFDEGLDRLHATVKDLHDRVMAVRMAPLALATERLPRAARDLARRTGKSVEVEVKDAGIEIDRAILEELAEPLLHVLRNAVDHGLEPPHLRLLAGKPEAGRITVAARRERDRVIVEIADDGKGMDPAKLRAAAVARGAVAAAEAAALDDAAALRLALLPGVSTAEVVTDVSGRGVGMDAVARAVEAVGGAIEVSSAPGRGARVTLRLPLTVAVQPVLLVQVAGEVLGIPIAKVHGAAQVEVAALDQAQGGPVLPYDGRLVPVHDLRRLLGFPGEGAPRVQSVVVADGEQARVGLAVDALLGQAEAVLKPLSRPLDLVAGLSAVTVLGTGRPVFILDVPRLLAA; this comes from the coding sequence GTGAGCGAGCTCTCGAAATACCTCGGCCTCTTCGTCTCCGAGGCCCAGGCCCACCTCTCCCGGCTGGGCGACGGGCTGGTCCGGCTCGAGCGGGCCGGCCGGGACGGCGGCGAGGCCGCGGCGCCGCTCGTGGACGCGCTCTTCCGCCACGCCCACAGCCTGAAGGGCATGGCCGCCTCGATGGAGCTCACCGGCGTCGCCGCGGTGGCCCACCACGCCGAGGACCTGGTGGACGCGCTCCGGCGCGGCGGCGCGCCGGCCGATCCCGCCGCGGTGGACCTGCTCCTCGCGGCCGTGGACGCCCTGCAGGGCATGGTGGAGGACGCGTCCCGCGGCGAGAGCCCGCCCGCCGATCCGGTGATCACCGACCGGCTGCTCGAGGCCGCGCGCGCCTGGCGCGCCGCGCACCCGCCGGTCCTGCCGCTCACGCCGTCCGTCCCCGCACCGAAGCTCCCCCTCCCCGAGGTCCCCCCGAAGCCCACCCTCTCCACCGAAGGTGGGGAGGGCCGGGGAGGGGCGACCGTCGCGCCGCCGAAGCCCTCGCTCGCCGCCGGCCCCCGCCGCCTCGCCGTCACCGTCGAGATCGCCCCCGCGAGCCCGGTCCCGTCGGTCCGCGGCTTCCTCGTCCTCAAGAAGCTCTCGCTCCTGGGCGCGGTGGTCCGCGCCGCCCCCGACGCCGCCGACCTCAAGGCCGGCCGCATCCCCGACCGGCGGCTCGAGGTCGAGCTCGACACCCCGGAGCCGCCGCAGGCCGTCGAGCGGGCCCTCTCGCAGATCTCCGACCTCGCCCACGTGCGGGTGGCGGAGCTCGCGCCGCCGCCGCCCGAGCCCGCCCCGGCGCCCCGCGCCGACCCCGCGCCGGAGGGGCGCACCGTCCGCGTCCGCACCGACCTCCTCGACGGCTTCATCGACTCGGTCGGCGAGCTCATCCTCGCGAACGCGCACCTGCGCGAGGTGGGCAAGCTCGTCCCCGAGTCGCTCCGCCCCGCCTTCGACGAGGGGCTCGACCGGCTCCACGCCACGGTGAAGGACCTGCACGACCGGGTGATGGCGGTCCGCATGGCGCCGCTCGCGCTCGCCACCGAGCGGCTGCCGCGCGCCGCCCGCGACCTCGCCCGTCGCACCGGCAAGTCGGTCGAGGTGGAGGTGAAGGACGCCGGCATCGAGATCGACCGCGCCATCCTCGAGGAGCTGGCCGAGCCGCTCCTGCACGTGCTGCGCAACGCGGTGGACCACGGCCTCGAGCCGCCGCACCTGCGGCTCCTCGCCGGGAAGCCGGAGGCGGGGCGGATCACCGTGGCGGCGCGCCGCGAGCGCGACCGGGTCATCGTGGAGATCGCCGACGACGGCAAGGGGATGGACCCGGCGAAGCTCCGGGCCGCCGCCGTGGCCCGGGGCGCCGTCGCCGCCGCCGAGGCGGCCGCGCTCGACGACGCCGCGGCGCTGCGGCTGGCGCTCCTCCCCGGCGTCTCCACCGCCGAGGTCGTCACCGACGTCTCCGGCCGCGGCGTCGGCATGGACGCGGTGGCGCGCGCGGTCGAGGCGGTGGGCGGCGCCATCGAGGTGTCGAGCGCCCCCGGCCGCGGCGCCCGCGTCACCCTGCGCCTGCCGCTCACGGTGGCGGTCCAGCCGGTGCTCCTCGTGCAGGTGGCGGGCGAGGTGCTCGGGATCCCCATCGCCAAGGTCCACGGCGCGGCGCAGGTGGAGGTGGCCGCGCTCGACCAGGCCCAGGGCGGCCCGGTGCTGCCCTACGACGGCCGGCTCGTCCCGGTCCACGACCTGCGCCGGCTGCTCGGGTTCCCCGGCGAGGGCGCCCCGCGGGTGCAGTCGGTGGTGGTGGCCGACGGCGAGCAGGCCCGGGTCGGCCTCGCGGTGGACGCGCTGCTCGGCCAGGCCGAGGCGGTGCTGAAGCCGCTCTCGCGCCCGCTCGACCTCGTCGCCGGCCTCTCGGCCGTGACCGTGCTCGGCACCGGCCGGCCGGTCTTCATCCTCGACGTCCCGAGGCTCCTCGCGGCATGA
- a CDS encoding response regulator, translated as MATRVLIVDDAVFMRTMIRDIFTEAGGFEVVGEAGNGLEAIERWKELRPDVATMDIVMPFKSGIEATREIVRLDPRAVVVMCSALGQESLVMEAIEAGASDFIVKPFRGDEVVAVVRKVLGRA; from the coding sequence ATGGCGACCCGGGTGCTCATCGTGGACGACGCGGTCTTCATGCGGACCATGATCCGCGACATCTTCACCGAGGCCGGCGGGTTCGAGGTGGTGGGCGAGGCCGGCAACGGGCTCGAGGCGATCGAGCGCTGGAAGGAGCTGCGCCCCGACGTCGCCACCATGGACATCGTCATGCCGTTCAAGAGCGGCATCGAGGCCACCCGCGAGATCGTGCGGCTCGACCCGCGCGCGGTGGTGGTGATGTGCTCCGCGCTCGGCCAGGAGTCGCTCGTGATGGAGGCCATCGAGGCGGGCGCGAGCGACTTCATCGTGAAGCCGTTCCGCGGCGACGAGGTGGTCGCGGTGGTGCGCAAGGTCCTCGGCCGCGCGTGA
- a CDS encoding chemotaxis protein CheW: MSGTAAAPGKDGAPAAAPPRQVVFRAGAERFALPLEAVREVVVPRPPFARVPRAPGAVRGAMNLRGRVLAVVDFAQLVGLPEQPFAAGQGQVLVLDRERRGLGLLVGAVLGVEPLAPEGARAGLLRGVAQGTGGAVSLVDPELLAAQAEALFGAR; this comes from the coding sequence GTGTCCGGGACCGCCGCCGCGCCGGGGAAGGACGGGGCCCCGGCCGCGGCGCCGCCGCGCCAGGTGGTCTTCCGGGCCGGCGCCGAGCGCTTCGCGCTCCCGCTCGAGGCGGTGCGCGAGGTGGTGGTCCCGCGGCCGCCCTTCGCCCGGGTGCCGCGCGCGCCGGGCGCGGTGCGCGGCGCCATGAACCTGCGCGGGCGGGTGCTCGCGGTGGTGGACTTCGCCCAGCTGGTCGGCCTCCCGGAGCAGCCGTTCGCCGCCGGGCAGGGGCAGGTGCTGGTGCTCGACCGCGAGCGGCGCGGGCTCGGGCTCCTCGTGGGCGCGGTGCTCGGCGTGGAGCCGCTGGCGCCCGAGGGGGCGCGCGCCGGGCTGCTGCGCGGGGTGGCGCAGGGGACCGGCGGGGCGGTGTCGCTGGTCGATCCGGAGCTCCTCGCCGCCCAGGCGGAGGCGCTCTTCGGGGCGAGGTGA
- a CDS encoding methyl-accepting chemotaxis protein, translating into MRERRLSARPSARQDESAPHLVALRGRPAPADLRQLEPGPAPLTLSLHLKILVSYLILGTVLVFAVPAVTARVHGRLGAGALLLGLTLALGLGLSLALARVSRLTRLKGSAVEISRGDLSRAVAAEEGGLLHDEIDDLARAIRTMQENLRDLVSRIQRTAQSVAESANGLSVSAEEVNGSSDEVARSIAEIASGAEEQSRLVERTSKVIGEIAASIERTARSAEEAARASAETSTGAASGGEAARLAGEKVKKVFARIEAASEQVFAFGERTKEISKIVEVITSVAQQTNLLALNATIEAARAGEYGRGFAVVADEVRKLAESAGRSAEQISSVAADISGRAALVVGAMRESVSELGEGREDVNVIIRALDDIARVAASGADKVTVISQAARDQLQGSADMVQAMDHISDVATSNAAATDQVGKVIAEQTAAVGQMASAAQELSNLSLELQAVVSRFRLGERA; encoded by the coding sequence GTGAGAGAACGCCGGCTGTCGGCGCGGCCCTCGGCCCGCCAGGATGAGAGCGCACCGCACCTCGTGGCCCTGCGCGGGCGCCCCGCGCCCGCCGACCTGCGCCAGCTCGAGCCCGGCCCGGCGCCGCTCACGCTGTCGCTCCACCTCAAGATCCTGGTCTCGTACCTCATCCTCGGGACGGTGCTGGTGTTCGCGGTCCCGGCGGTCACGGCGCGCGTCCACGGCCGCCTCGGCGCCGGCGCGCTGCTCCTCGGCCTCACCCTCGCGCTCGGGCTCGGGCTGTCGCTCGCGCTCGCCCGCGTCTCCCGCCTCACCCGGCTCAAGGGCTCGGCGGTGGAGATCAGCCGCGGCGACCTCTCGCGCGCGGTGGCGGCGGAGGAGGGCGGGCTCCTGCACGACGAGATCGACGACCTCGCCCGCGCCATCCGCACCATGCAGGAGAACCTGCGCGATCTGGTGTCGCGGATCCAGCGCACCGCCCAGTCGGTGGCCGAGAGCGCCAACGGGCTGTCGGTCTCCGCCGAGGAGGTGAACGGCTCCTCCGACGAGGTGGCCCGCTCCATCGCCGAGATCGCGAGCGGCGCCGAGGAGCAGTCCCGCCTCGTGGAGCGCACCTCCAAGGTGATCGGCGAGATCGCGGCCTCCATCGAGCGCACCGCGCGGAGCGCCGAGGAGGCCGCCCGCGCCTCGGCCGAGACCTCCACCGGCGCCGCCAGCGGCGGCGAGGCGGCCCGGCTCGCCGGCGAGAAGGTGAAGAAGGTGTTCGCCCGGATCGAGGCGGCGAGCGAGCAGGTCTTCGCCTTCGGCGAGCGGACCAAGGAGATCTCCAAGATCGTCGAGGTCATCACCAGCGTGGCGCAGCAGACCAACCTGCTCGCGCTCAACGCCACCATCGAGGCCGCCCGGGCCGGCGAGTACGGGCGCGGGTTCGCGGTGGTCGCCGACGAGGTGCGCAAGCTCGCCGAGAGCGCCGGCCGGTCCGCCGAGCAGATCTCGAGCGTCGCCGCCGACATCTCCGGCCGGGCCGCCCTGGTGGTGGGCGCCATGCGCGAGTCGGTCTCGGAGCTGGGCGAGGGGCGCGAGGACGTGAACGTCATCATCCGCGCCCTCGACGACATCGCCCGCGTGGCGGCGAGCGGCGCCGACAAGGTGACCGTCATCTCCCAGGCCGCCCGCGACCAGCTGCAGGGCTCGGCCGACATGGTCCAGGCCATGGACCACATCTCCGACGTCGCCACCTCCAATGCCGCCGCCACCGACCAGGTGGGCAAGGTGATCGCCGAGCAGACCGCCGCGGTCGGCCAGATGGCGAGCGCGGCGCAGGAGCTGTCCAACCTCTCGCTCGAGCTGCAGGCCGTGGTCTCCCGGTTCCGGCTCGGCGAGCGCGCCTGA
- the thiL gene encoding thiamine-phosphate kinase: protein MTEFELIRRFTAPAPRRGTGVVLGIGDDCAVLRPPPGELLLATVDAVVEGVHFDARFAPGDVGWKALAVNLSDLAAMGARPLWALCALAVPEGADPRRLAAVGRGLAACARRHGIALAGGNVTRARELSLTVTALGSAPAGRVLRRDGARPGDVLLVSGTLGDAALGLAPGAAAALARRQRRPDPRLALGRALGPLASACIDLSDGLAQDLGHLCRASGTGARVELSRLPLSPAARRALAGAADPFLAPATGGEDYELCAAVPPGRVARALAAARRLRIPLTPVGVVTRGRAVVLEGPSGARYRPARAGHDHLAPHRRKPAF from the coding sequence ATGACCGAGTTCGAGCTCATCCGCCGCTTCACCGCCCCCGCGCCGAGGCGGGGCACGGGCGTGGTGCTCGGGATCGGCGACGACTGCGCCGTGCTCCGCCCGCCCCCGGGCGAGCTGCTCCTCGCCACCGTGGACGCGGTGGTCGAGGGGGTCCACTTCGACGCCCGCTTCGCGCCGGGCGACGTGGGCTGGAAGGCGCTCGCCGTGAACCTCTCCGACCTCGCCGCCATGGGCGCCCGGCCGCTCTGGGCGCTCTGCGCGCTGGCGGTGCCGGAGGGGGCCGATCCCCGCCGGCTCGCCGCGGTGGGGCGCGGCCTCGCCGCCTGCGCGCGGCGGCACGGGATCGCCCTCGCCGGCGGCAACGTCACCCGCGCCCGCGAGCTCTCCCTCACCGTCACCGCCCTCGGGAGCGCGCCCGCCGGCCGGGTGCTCCGCCGCGACGGCGCCCGCCCGGGCGACGTCCTCCTCGTCTCCGGCACCCTCGGCGACGCCGCGCTCGGCCTCGCCCCCGGGGCGGCGGCGGCGCTCGCCCGGCGGCAGCGGCGGCCCGACCCGCGCCTCGCGCTCGGCCGCGCCCTCGGGCCCCTCGCCAGCGCCTGCATCGACCTCTCCGACGGGCTGGCGCAGGACCTCGGCCACCTCTGCCGGGCCTCCGGGACCGGCGCCCGCGTGGAGCTCTCGCGCCTGCCGCTCTCGCCGGCGGCGCGGCGCGCCCTCGCCGGCGCGGCGGACCCCTTCCTCGCCCCGGCCACCGGCGGCGAGGACTACGAGCTCTGCGCGGCGGTGCCGCCGGGCCGGGTGGCGCGGGCGCTCGCGGCCGCGCGGCGCCTCCGGATCCCGCTCACGCCGGTGGGCGTCGTCACCCGCGGGCGCGCCGTGGTGCTCGAGGGGCCCTCCGGCGCCCGCTACCGGCCGGCCCGCGCCGGGCACGACCACCTCGCCCCACACCGGCGGAAGCCCGCGTTTTGA
- a CDS encoding ATP-binding protein, whose amino-acid sequence MSATLPPSALQQEVLLGDLLDLRAFADVCRSFAELYRVGVKVFDSRGEKLVDVAVGNADFCGYLWQQPEGRARCIATVGRVKNDPLPDEPVPQRFDCFSGCRYAVLPVLYEGDTLGRIVFGPFVPDDLVELPRSLAGLSPGFDPALADRYQRQIRRVPKAAAERVVKHFGDLLDVLVFSGHKNLLTARLHIEAVQESFRELQDKSRALEDSYEKLKELDRLKSNFLATVSHELRTPLTSVIGYSEMMLDGMGGALTGEQREYVSIIMEKGENLLHLITSILDITKIEAGRVRVLLSDVDLSQVLRDACDTVRPAALKKGLTLSCEVDPALPEVRCDREKVRQALVNLAFNAVKFTPAGGAVTLSARPHGAERVALEVRDTGIGIAPEHLKKIFDTFYQVDGSSTREHGGVGLGLSIVKSFAEAHGGEVTVASTPGQGSAFTLLLPRRAEPAAASAAAASASAAKLAG is encoded by the coding sequence GTGAGCGCCACGCTGCCGCCGTCGGCCCTGCAGCAGGAGGTGCTGCTCGGCGACCTGCTCGACCTGCGGGCGTTCGCCGACGTCTGCCGCTCCTTCGCCGAGCTCTACCGCGTCGGCGTGAAGGTGTTCGACTCGCGCGGCGAGAAGCTCGTGGACGTGGCCGTCGGCAACGCCGACTTCTGCGGCTACCTCTGGCAGCAGCCGGAGGGGCGCGCCCGCTGCATCGCCACCGTGGGCCGGGTGAAGAACGATCCGCTGCCCGACGAGCCGGTCCCGCAGCGCTTCGACTGCTTCTCCGGCTGCCGCTACGCCGTGCTGCCGGTGCTCTACGAGGGCGACACCCTCGGCCGGATCGTCTTCGGCCCGTTCGTGCCCGACGACCTCGTCGAGCTGCCGCGGAGCCTCGCGGGGCTCTCGCCCGGCTTCGACCCCGCCCTCGCCGACCGCTACCAGCGCCAGATCCGGCGCGTGCCCAAGGCGGCCGCCGAGCGGGTGGTGAAGCACTTCGGCGACCTCCTCGACGTGCTGGTCTTCAGCGGGCACAAGAACCTGCTCACCGCCCGGCTGCACATCGAGGCGGTGCAGGAGTCCTTCCGCGAGCTGCAGGACAAGAGCCGCGCCCTCGAGGACAGCTACGAGAAGCTCAAGGAGCTCGACCGGCTCAAGTCGAACTTCCTCGCCACCGTGAGCCACGAGCTGCGGACGCCGCTCACGAGCGTCATCGGCTACTCCGAGATGATGCTCGACGGCATGGGCGGCGCGCTCACCGGCGAGCAGCGCGAGTACGTCTCCATCATCATGGAGAAGGGCGAGAACCTGCTCCACCTCATCACCTCGATCCTCGACATCACCAAGATCGAGGCCGGCCGGGTGCGGGTGCTCCTCTCCGACGTGGACCTCTCGCAGGTGCTCCGCGACGCCTGCGACACCGTCCGCCCGGCGGCGCTCAAGAAGGGGCTCACGCTCTCCTGCGAGGTGGACCCGGCCCTGCCCGAGGTCCGCTGCGACCGCGAGAAGGTGCGCCAGGCGCTCGTCAACCTGGCCTTCAACGCGGTGAAGTTCACGCCGGCCGGCGGCGCGGTGACGCTCTCGGCCCGGCCGCACGGGGCCGAGCGGGTGGCGCTCGAGGTCCGCGACACCGGCATCGGCATCGCCCCCGAGCACCTGAAGAAGATCTTCGACACCTTCTACCAGGTGGACGGCTCCTCCACCCGCGAGCACGGCGGCGTGGGGCTCGGCCTCTCGATCGTGAAGAGCTTCGCCGAGGCGCACGGGGGCGAGGTGACCGTGGCCTCCACCCCCGGCCAGGGCAGCGCCTTCACGCTGCTCCTGCCGCGCCGGGCCGAGCCGGCCGCCGCGAGCGCCGCGGCCGCCTCCGCCTCGGCGGCCAAGCTCGCCGGGTAG
- a CDS encoding GTP-binding protein, which yields MVQLNPESRELSLKVVYYGPGLSGKTTNLQALFQKIDPKVRGRLMTLDTKDDRTLFFDMMPVFFKSAAGVKVKIKLFTVPGQVMHESTRRIVLQGSDGVAFIADARRSEQAVTAAYWKDMLRNLQANGLDPRSLPIVIQANKCDLPDVRTAPEDYADLRALAPAPVVPAVALRGEGVIETLHTLLAALYRSLDGRIGLARSFRIEEREFLGRIFAQVDLTGTRFTRAAP from the coding sequence ATGGTCCAGCTCAATCCGGAATCGCGCGAGCTCTCGCTGAAGGTCGTCTACTACGGCCCGGGTCTCTCCGGTAAGACGACCAACCTCCAGGCGCTCTTCCAGAAGATCGATCCCAAGGTGCGCGGGCGGCTCATGACGCTCGACACCAAGGACGACCGGACCCTGTTCTTCGACATGATGCCGGTCTTCTTCAAGAGCGCGGCCGGCGTGAAGGTGAAGATCAAGCTCTTCACGGTGCCGGGCCAGGTGATGCACGAGTCCACCCGGCGCATCGTCCTGCAGGGCTCCGACGGCGTGGCCTTCATCGCCGACGCCCGCCGCTCCGAGCAGGCGGTCACCGCCGCCTACTGGAAGGACATGCTCCGGAACCTGCAGGCGAACGGCCTCGATCCGCGCTCGCTGCCCATCGTCATCCAGGCCAACAAGTGCGACCTGCCCGACGTGCGCACCGCGCCCGAGGACTACGCCGACCTGCGCGCCCTCGCGCCGGCCCCGGTGGTCCCGGCGGTGGCCCTCCGTGGCGAGGGGGTCATCGAGACGCTGCACACGCTGCTCGCCGCGCTCTACCGCAGCCTCGACGGGCGGATCGGCCTCGCCCGCTCCTTCCGCATCGAGGAGCGCGAGTTCCTGGGCCGGATCTTCGCGCAGGTGGACCTCACCGGCACCCGCTTCACGAGGGCCGCCCCGTGA